In the Brassica rapa cultivar Chiifu-401-42 unplaced genomic scaffold, CAAS_Brap_v3.01 Scaffold0923, whole genome shotgun sequence genome, cttcctctttctctatTTGGCTAGGTCGGATTAGACAACACCGATTCAAAACTTCAGTTACATTTTGTAATCGATCTTCAGTTAATGTAATGATTTTTCTATTTGATGCCCCGACTTCCACAAAtcgtgtctttttttttttttttttttctggcagAACATAGCAATGATAGACAAGAGTTTCTCAAGCTCTGCAAGAGAATTGAATACACTGTCCGAGCTTGGTATAATCTTCAGTTTGAAGATTTGATGGTGGTTACCCTGTTCCTATTTATTTTCTATCTGCTTAGAGCATTTTCCCCCAATTTTGTTCTCATGGCTTTTTACTATCTGCAGCAACTCTACTCTCTTTTTGATCCTGTACACGGTGCTCAGAAACTCCAGCAGCAGAACCTAACTTCTCAGGAAATTGATGTGCTTGAACAGAATTTCCTCGCTTACTTGTTTCAGGTATTAATTAGCCTTACTTTGTGTTATGATGTATGTATGTCAGTGTTCTTGAATGTTCTCCTTTTCCTTTCACAAGGTTATGGACAAGAGCAACTTTAAAATAACAACAGATGATGAGATCGAGGTTGCACGCTCTGGGCAGTATCTTCTTAATCTTCCCATCAAAGTTGACGAGTCAAAGGTTTTAATCCGACAACACATTACATATATTTTACTCCCCCCTCCTCGGGATTTCTCTTAAACCAGTTTTGGTGTATATCACGAAGCTTGACAAGAAGCTACTCAAGAGATATTTTGAGGAGCACCCACATGAAAATCTTCCAGACTTTTCTGATAATGTACAGTTTCAGTTTTGTAGATTTTATAATACAAAGAATTTTTATAGTTTCATAATTACCTTTCTTGACCCATCGAAGTGTATGTCAATTTTGTAGTATGTCATCTTCAGGCGTGGTATTGGGATGGATAAGACCACCGATTTCTTTTTCATGGAGAAATTAGATGTGATCATATCACGTATTTGGTCATGTTTCCTGAAAATCACTTGGTAAGCGCAAGTTGTTATCCTTGTCTTAAAGTTCCTACTAAATGATGCTTCTGATTGAGTCTTAACCTCCGCAGGTTAGATAAGTTACGTGCCAATCGGTCAAGCAGACATCAAAAGAAAGATCCCAAAAAAGATGATGAGACAAACCCTGAAGCAGATGATGAGGACTTGTATGTGGAGCGTATTCGCCTTGAGAATACCCAATTGAGGTGCCCCCCACCCCAACCTTGCTTCTTGTGCTATTTCTGGAAactgtatatataataaattaataaatggcTTTTCTCTTGATGAAATTCAGCGTTAAGAGTTTCTTGAGCAAGCTCACGATACAAGAGCCTACATTTGATAGAATGATTGTTGTTTATAGGTAAGGGTTTATGTGTCTTCTTGTTTCATCTATTGTTTTTCCCTTTGTGAATATTGTGGTTGACGAAGGATATGATGTTTCAGGCGAGCCAGCTCTAAAACAAATCTAGAACGAGGAATTTACGTCAAGCATTTCAAAAACATTCCTATGGCCGACATGGAGATTGTGCTTGTAagtgtttctcttctttctctatgCATATGCTAGCAATAACATCTACTACGTCTTTTTTGCAGCCTGAGAAAAGAAATCCTGGACTGACTCCAATGGATTGGGTCAAATTTCTGATATCTGCCGTAGTTGGTCTGGTTGGTCTCCTCCTTCTTTTCCTATTGTATTGTATTGTATTGCATGTCTCTTTATTGGTCGACTTTCTCTACAGGTTGCCGTTGTCACTTCAGTTGAGATGCCGAAAGCAGACCCATGGGTAATCTTTGCAGTTCTCTCCACAGTGGTTGGTTATTGTGCCAAAACATACTTCACGTTAAGTGTTTTCTATTTTCTCCTTTGCCCTTCATTCTTGTGTGTTAGTTAGTCTTATCGCAGACTTGTTTTACTTCAGTTTCCAGCAGAACATGGCGACGTACCAGAACCTGATAACGCAGTCAATGTATGATAAACAACTAGACAGCGGGAAGGGAACGCTATTACACTTGTGCGATGACGTTATTCAGCAAGAAGTAAAAAGTTCCTGCCTGCATGAATCTTAAGTCTTATTCATGCCTTTAGAATAGGAGAACACAGCCTAATTTTGGTTACACTACACGCGCAGGTTAAAGAGGTGATGATTTCCTTCTACATACTAATGGAGCAGGGGAAAGCTACCTTGGAGGTGGTACATaataccatttttttttgttactcttTTGGTATTGTCTGTTATCATTAGCGGGTGCTGACTTGAGTTGGTGGGGAATAGGATCTGGATCTGAGATGTGAGGAACTGATAAAGGAAGAGTTTGGTgagaggtgtaactttgatgtGGACGATGCAGTTCAAAAGCTAGAGAAGTTGGGGATTGTTGCGCGTGACACCATCGGAAGGTACTACTGCATGGGGCTGAAGCGAGCCAACGAGATCATAGGGACCACCACCGAGGAGCTTGTCCTTAAGGCCAAACAGGGCGTCACCCCTTCTTGAACTCTTGCTACCTACTCTTCTTTAACATTTGTTCTCTTCTCATTTCACTAAAACTCTTAAGTGACTAATGTTTTGTCGGTTGCTTACAATATCCAAATGCAACAAATCAATTCACCGAAAATAATTGTCTGATATGAACGCATGCAAGATACAATATTGAACTATATTGATACGGGGCAAGACTGAAGAATTTTTAAGGAAGACCTACAAAATGTCTCTATTCCCAGCTACAGATAGCTCAGcgtctatgtatatatatcacCTAGGTACTGTTGTCCTCTCCCATGAGCTCATGTTACTCTAGAAACCAAATATAAGTGGGTCGACAAATAACCCACAACCAACTGAGTATACATAAGACCTACTGACTGTCGATTAACACAACAAGTTGACTTCATCAAATTGAAACAAAGGCATACGTACATGAACTCCAGCAATGTCAGGTCGACAAAACAAGAAATACTCATGTAGTTAGTCCCAAATTTAGATATATGATATTtgatttcacaaaaaaaatgcaACTGACCTTGTAATATTGATTGGTTTTGACTAGAACTAACTAGCAGTAATTGGTTacctctaaactctaaatattACCATGGCTGCCAAACATAACAAATAACAAGCATAAGCAAAACTGACAGTGCTAGAGATAGTCACATGAGCTTACATTCGGGAAAGTTGAATCTCTTCAAGGAGTAACAATCTAGCTTTGTTAACGTTGGTGAACCAAAGGCATATATGAGTGGTGGTCCTATTGTCTTGACAACTCCACCGCATTCAGCAAGGTGTGGAATTGATCATTGGTGCCCCACTCAATGCCGAGAGATCTGACTCCTCAACTGTTGGTGAGCAATAAGTTCCATCTCATAACTAGTGCTATTGCAACAGGCTCATCAATTCCCTTAACTTATGTAGGATGGGGTAGTCCTGCTGTATATGTATACCAAAAGGCTTATCTAGAGTTCCTCTGCTCAAAGAAAAAGTTAGATGCAGTTGTTGAGATATGCAAAGCTTTGCCATGCGTAGCTGCGACGAACAAAGGAGCAAATTGGGTATCAAACACTGctcaatctgatgtgaatgttGTTACTTGTTGAGTTTTCCTGGCAAAGGAAATTATTCAGCCAACCATTGTTGATCCTGCTAGATTCAAACTCTGGAAAGATGAAGCGTTTGAGACTTGGCCAAGAAACTGGGCTAACTTGTACACAGAAGCAGACCCTTCCAAAAACTGGGTAAATAAAAAAGAGTCTTTTTGTTGACAAGTTTTGCTTTTGTCATTGGTTTATAATGACTATGAAGATTCTCAATTCTCTTATTTACTTGTCTCCATGTTCTTGTGGTAGTCTATGAAGCCGTAGCTGGTTGTACAAACCTAACCCAGTACTGATCCATATGGTCCTTCCATTGTCGATGAAGCATTGGAAGCTATCGTTGTCAAGTTGCCACATTCtttctattaattttattttaatagaagcTCTCTAGCTAAGCATAGCATAATATGCAGCAGAGAGACGTTACCCTGTGGCTTTGTCAGTCAATCCATCAGCCTTACCCTTGTGATGCATTTTGAGAGATCCAATCGTCGAACCCTTATCATTGGACGTTCTTTTGTTGCAGATAGAGGTTGTCAAAATAGTGTCTGATGGATCAAGTGGAAATAAGATAAGTTTGAGTACTGTGAGGAAGTTTAGAGGCAGAGAAAGccgagaaacaaaaacaacatacAGAAGCATCATGAACTTGAACTagtcatatatattatttttttgtatcaaCTAActagtcatatatatatataatcaacttTGTTTGTAACTTTTAATACCCTTGTTTAATTGTTTGTATACTGACTGAAACTGATCAATAAAAGGCCAACGCTTTCTATTACCTTTGGAGCCGCAGCATGGTGTTGTTTTGTGTCTTAATGCTTTGTTGATTTAAATAAGTAATAAACGATGCCGTTTTACATAGAATGATCAACCTGAAACGTTTTCCAAAGCAACGGCTAATTCTGTTTCAGTTGATAGATTCTCGAAGATCTTCTTTATAacttct is a window encoding:
- the LOC103848972 gene encoding uncharacterized protein LOC103848972; its protein translation is MAAERKKETIRLEPESVIPILKPKLIMTLANLIEHSNDRQEFLKLCKRIEYTVRAWYNLQFEDLMQLYSLFDPVHGAQKLQQQNLTSQEIDVLEQNFLAYLFQVMDKSNFKITTDDEIEVARSGQYLLNLPIKVDESKLDKKLLKRYFEEHPHENLPDFSDNYVIFRRGIGMDKTTDFFFMEKLDVIISRIWSCFLKITWLDKLRANRSSRHQKKDPKKDDETNPEADDEDLYVERIRLENTQLSVKSFLSKLTIQEPTFDRMIVVYRRASSKTNLERGIYVKHFKNIPMADMEIVLPEKRNPGLTPMDWVKFLISAVVGLVAVVTSVEMPKADPWVIFAVLSTVVGYCAKTYFTFQQNMATYQNLITQSMYDKQLDSGKGTLLHLCDDVIQQEVKEVMISFYILMEQGKATLEDLDLRCEELIKEEFGERCNFDVDDAVQKLEKLGIVARDTIGRYYCMGLKRANEIIGTTTEELVLKAKQGVTPS